In the genome of Vicinamibacterales bacterium, the window AATCGTCAGCGTCATGGATGCGTTCGATGCCCTGACCAGTCCGCGGACCTATCGGGAAGCCCTCTCCATCGACGCCGCCCGCATCCTGCTCGCGCGCGAGGCGGCGGTCCGCTACTGCCCGTGGGCCGTCAGCGGCCTCCTGTCGCTTCCTCGGGCCTTGCTCGAGGCCATCGCGCACGGTGAGGTCGGGGCCTACCAGCCAGAGGGTCGGCCGAGCGCCGACGCCCTGGCCGGCGCGACCACCCCCTGGGTGGCCGCGATGTTCACCGACCCCGAACACGCCGCCGCCTGCTGGGCGTAATCGCCGATTCCAGGAACACAGGACCCTCCGAGCGCACAGAGGAGGTCGAGCCAGCCCGGCGCTGCCGGCGCTGTCGCCTCTGTATCGAGCATCGATTCCCGTACTACAATGGCGACACATGATCGTTGTTGAACGCCTGACCAAGATGTACGACGACTTCACCGCGGTGGACGGCCTGTCGTTCGCCGTCAGCCGAGGGGAAGTCGTCGGTCTGATCGGACCGAACGGCGCCGGCAAGACCACCACGCTCAAGTGCGTCGTCGGCATTCAGGCGCCGAGTGCCGGGTTTGTCCGGATCGACGGGCACGACATCGTCACCGACCCGATCGAGGCGAAGCGCCGACTGGCCTTCATGCCGGACGAGCCGCAGTTGTTCGAGTACCTCACCGTGCGCGAGCACCTGAGCCTTGTCGCACGGCTCTATCGGGTCACAGATGCCGCCGCCCGCGTGCCCGGTCTGCTCGACGAGCTGGAGTTGACCGGCAAGGAGAAGGCACTGCCGGGGGAGCTTTCCC includes:
- a CDS encoding ABC transporter ATP-binding protein, which gives rise to MIVVERLTKMYDDFTAVDGLSFAVSRGEVVGLIGPNGAGKTTTLKCVVGIQAPSAGFVRIDGHDIVTDPIEAKRRLAFMPDEPQLFEYLTVREHLSLVARLYRVTDAAARVPGLLDELELTGKEKALPGELSRGMRQKLVIACGLLHSPDVLLFDEPLTGLDPIGIRRMKQSIVARAKAGAAVVVSSHLLHLVEEICTRIVIINKGTKIADGTLAELAARSDLAAAGSDLEQIFLRATGHADETKSP